In Brevibacillus marinus, the genomic window TTCTCTATCTGGTCATGACTCTGACGATTTCGCTGGTACTGCGGCTGGTTGAAAGGAGGATGCAGGCGAATTGATCATCCAGGTAAAAGAACTGCACAAGTCTTACGGCAGCACGGAGGTTTTAAAGGGGATTTCCTGCACCGTGCAGGAAGGGGAGGTCGTTTGCGTGATTGGCCCTTCCGGCTCGGGGAAAAGCACCTTTTTGCGCTGTCTGAACCTGCTGGAACAGGTGACGAGCGGCGAAGTGATCATCAACGGTCACTCTTTGACCGATCCGAAAACGGATATCAACCAGGTGCGAAGCGAAGTGGGGATGGTTTTTCAACGCTTCAACCTGTTTCCCCATATGAAGGTAATCGACAATGTCACTCTGGCGCCGGTGAAAGTGCGCCGTGTGTCGCGCGCGGAAGCGTATGAAACGGGGATGGAACTGCTTCGCAAAGTGGGGTTGGAAAGCAAAGCGCACGTCTACCCGGACAATCTTTCCGGGGGGCAAATGCAGCGGGTGGCCATTGCCCGGGCGCTCGCGATGAATCCCAAGATTATCCTCTTCGATGAACCTACCTCTGCGCTGGACCCCGAGCTGGTGGGCGAAGTGTTGACGGTCATGAAAGATCTCGCGCGCGAGGGGATGACGATGGTCGTCGTGACCCATGAAATGGGGTTTGCCCGCGAGGTGGCTGATCGCGTGATCTTTATGGACCAGGGCATTATCATGGAAGAAGGAAAACCGGAACAGATCTTCACCAATCCGCAGAATGCACGGACAAGAGAATTTTTGCAAAAAGTGCTGTGAGGGTGAACACGATGTGGAAAGCAGCGGCGGTACAAATCCATTCACGGCCCGCTCAGGTGCAGGACAATCGGGAGCGGGCGCTGCAGCTGGTCGAAGCGGCAGCAAAACAGGGAGCCAAGCTGGTTGTGCTGCCCGAACTGTGGCATACGGGATACCACCTTCCGCGTGAGACGTTTTGCGCGTTGGCCGCGGCGGACGCGGAGATGCTCGAGCTGATGCGGGCCCAGGCCAAAAAGTGGGGAATCGTGATGGTCGTTCCCTTTGCCGAACAGGCGGGAGAGCGGCTGTACAATTCGTTGGCGGTGATCGAAGCCGATGGACGGATGTTGGGGATTTACCGCAAATCGTTTTTGTGGGGCAAGGAAAAAGAGATCTTTGTTCCCGGCGAGAAAAAATACGAACTGTTTCACACTTCGCTCGGACCGATCGGCGTGTTGATCTGCTACGATATCGAATTTCCCGAACCGAGCAGATTGTTGACGCTGCAGGGAGCGCAGCTGATCGTCGTGCCTTCCGTCTGGAGCAAGCAGGCGGAACCGCGCTGGGACATCCAGCTGCCGGCACGGGCGCTGGACAATACTGTTTTTGTGCTTGGCGTCAACACCGTTGGCGAAGGAAGCTGCGGCAAAAGCAAAGCGCTTGCCCCTGACGGCCGCTTGCTCGCGGAAGCGTCGAAGGAACAGGAGGAGCTTTTGCTTGCCGAAATCGACTGGTCCGCGATCGAGAAGGTGAGAAGGGAGATCCCGTACCTGCGCGATTACGATCCTGTGCTCCAACCGGGGTACCGGCACTAATTTCGGGCAAGCGCTCAGCCGTCGGCGATCGCGTGGCGAAAATGCCGGCAGGACGCCGGCGAGCGGGAAAAGCAAACAACAGGGAGCGGCGGCGCTCCCGTTCCACACGGCTGGCAGGCATGCCGATTACTCGATCAGCATCGTTTTTTTCGAGCGGGATTTGCTGTGGTTGGCCGAAAACGGACCTAACGTCCTGCCGCTGGCGATGATCCGCACCCGCACATTGATGTTCGCCAGCGAAGTCTCGTCCAGGATAAACTCCTCCCCTGATCGCGTCAGTTTTTTCCATGCGGGCAGGTTTTTGCGGTAGAGGGCATCCAGCAGATTGAGAACATCTGTCTTTTTTTTGAGCCCTTCCCGATACGTGTTCCTGATTTCCGCGCGGATCCTTTCTTTCGCTTGCTGGATCAACTCCGACTCCGACCTTTTTTGCAGCATTTCCGAGATCGTGCCCGTGAGCTCAAGATTGATCGTAAAGTAGGCCTTTCCGTTGCGGACGGTGGGATTGATTTGCACATCGGGCCGCTCCAGCATCAGAACGGCTTCCGGCTGCTTTTCCGGGCCCAGCAGCAGCGGGGTGCGAACGGTTTCCGTTTGCACCCAGCGAAGCCCGAGGAGCTGCGGCCGCGACAGCCAGCCCTGCCACTTCTCGTTCTCGATAATCGCCACTCCGCCGACGCGCAGTGAATCAAACTTGTGCTGGCGGTCGGCCCAGTGCCCCGGGGTCAGCGCGAGCATGGGAACGAGCAGGGTTCGGCCCGGTTCGTTCAATTCGTAGATGATGCGATACAAGCGCTTGCGGAGGACAAATGAACTTTGTTCATAGACGTCATCGGGATCGCCGATCTGCGAAAAAACAGGCGTCGATTCCAGGATGGGGGCGGCCAGCAGCACGTCTTGCAGCGGCTCGCGCGTTCCAAAGACCCACAGCGTATAGCGCAGCTCGCTGAAGCGGGTGATTAAATCAAACACCTCTTTGACGCCCAGTTTCATGAGCGATTCGTGCAGGATAATCGAATTGAGGTGCCCCCAGTAAATTCTCCGTTGCGACGTGCCGTACAGCTGATGCAGCGCATCCTGGAGCGAATCGCCGGTCCCCTTGCCCACCCAGGCCCCTTCTTCTGTCTCTGAGTCTCCCCCGCCCCCTTCCTGCTTGGCAAACGTAGAAAAATCGAGGATTTGCGCGTAAACCGTATACAGCCCATCGCGATAATCAATCCCAATCGCATGGACGTAAAACATATGCTCCAGTTCCTCCGTTTCCAGACACCCCGCCAACAAGGGAAAGAACAAAAAAGCCAGTACTGCCTTTCGCCAAGGAATCGTTTTCATTTTAGTTGCTGTTCCCCCGTCTCGTCGAGTCACGCGTGTCCAGGATGTCCGGCCGTTTTTGAATTTTGGAAGCGGGAGCGCGAAACAGGGAATGGACAAAGTCGCGCATATTAATCGGCGAAATCGGGGCCAGATAGGGAATGCCAAAGGAACGCAGATTGGCCAGATAAACGAGAATCGCGAACACGGACAGGAGAAACCCGAACAGACCCAGAAAAGCCGTAACGATGCTGATCAAGACTCGCAGGATGCTGACCGCTCCCACCAGCGTTTGATTCACCAGGGAAAACGTGGCGACCGCCGCCGTCCCGATCACGACCAGCAGCGTGGCGCTGGTCAGTCCGGCGCGAATCGCCGCATCGCCAATAATCAACCCGCCGACTACGGTCAGCGTCTGCCCGATCATGCTGGGCAGGCGCATCCCCGCTTCCCGGAACAGCTCAAACATGAACAGCATGATCAGGCATTCGATCGGCGTGGGCAGCGGGGTCCCCTTGCGTGACATGACAATCGTGGCCAGCATCGACAAGGGCAGCTGATCCTGATGATGCGTGGCGAAGCTGAGGTAAAAAGCGGGCAAAAACAAGGAAATACAGAGGCCCAGCATCCTCAGCAAGCGGCCGAAGGCGACAAACGCATACGAGCTGTGCAGGTCTTCCGAAGACTTGACGACCAGCGTCAAATTGGTCGGCGCGATGATCGCGGTCGGTACGCCGTCGAGCAGAATCGCAAAACGGCCGCGCAACAAGGAGGCCACGACGTGATCGGGGCGGCCGGTGTATTCGAACTGCGGAAACAGGCTCCATTTTGCTTCAGCGAGCAGCTCTTCCAGTTCATTGCTGCTAAACACCGCGTCCATGTCGATGTTGGCCAGCCGCCGCTGTACTTCTGCTACCACGTCCGGGCGAATGATATCCTTGATGTACAAAAGCCCGGTTTTCGTCCTGCTGCGCCGGCCGAGATGGTACAGCTCGAAGCACAACGAACTGGTCGGCAGCCGCTTGCGCACGAGCGCAACATTGATAGAGAGATCTTCGATAAACGCGTCGCGCGGACCGCGAATCGTATTTTCCGTACTGGCCTCTTCGGGTTTCCGGTTGGGCGGATTGGAGATGTCCAAGGAAAAGGCGGAGGCTATGCCGTCAATGAAGATCACCAAATGCCCTTGGAACACCGGCAGCACCAGGTTGTCCAGGTATTCAATCGGTTCCAGCGAGGAGATGGACCACTGGTTGAGCAGCGATGGCGCATCAAGCGGCTGGGGGTAGCTTTCCCTTAGGAAATTGCGCAGGCTGGGAATGATCGTTTGATTGATCCGCGACGCATCGGCCAGCCCGACGCTGTACACCAGCAGGAGCTTGGCGCCCTGCCCCTCATGGATGTGGATGGTTTCCCTGATCACGTCGTCACAATCGCGAAACGTTTGGTTGGCCCACGCTTCATTCTCTTGTAAAGAGGTGTGGACATGTTCTGCGGGGGCAGCGGCAGACTGCGCCTCGCTGGGCTGCGTTTGCTGTTTTTCCGGGAAAAATCGACGCAGGTAGTGCCACTTGTTCATGCTTTCACCCTCTTTTTCTGGATCCCCGCGACTGCGGCCAAGACGACCGACACGAGCAGCACGACAAACAGGGAAGCGGGCTGATACACGGATAAGAACGAGAGAAACGTCAGGTCGCTGAGCGGAAGCTGGGTTGCCGCGACCATCAGCACGCAGATGCCGACCATCAAGCGCGTCCGTTGTTTCCCCTTCAAGTTCAATAACTCGGGGATCAGGAAAATGCCGAGGGACAACCGGATGAAAGCGCCGACCAGCCACTGGTAAATCGAGAAAAAGTCGACGTGTTCCACAAAGTGGCCGAACGTAATCAGCCGCCACTGTTCGTAAGACGGGAAGCGCATGCGGCTCGCTTCATCCGGCCCGAAGGCGGCAATCGCCCCCGTCAACGGGCTGAGGGTCAATTCCACGAGGATGAAGCCCGTGAGCATGAGCGGGAACAGCTTGACTTTGGTCTGCAGCCGGTGCTGCATGTAGACCAAATAAAAGATGCCCGAAAACCCGGATCCGGCGTACAGCATGCCGAGGAAAATCGGCTTGTAGCCGTGTTCAAACAGCGGAAACAACAAGGAGTAATCTTTATGCGGAAAATTGGACGTCATGACAAAAAAACCAAGGATCACCACAATCGGCAGCAGGAGCCCGTTGACGATGGCGATCGAGCGCAGCCCGGAATGGGCGGCATAAAACGAAATCAGCGTGTAACAGAGAACCAGGATCACATTCGGGATGGTCGGCAGGTAGGTGATATTGGTCCAGTAGGACACATCGCGCATCGTCGTCGTGACCATCAGAAACAGATCGGTCACGATGAGCGCGATGATGCAGCAGGCCAAGGGAGCGCCGATACGCTCCTTTAACCAGCTGAACAGCTGCTGCTGACCGCTTCGTTTCATAATGAAAAAGATGAGCGGGATCCATACGTGCAGCAGGATGCCGGCCAACAGCACGGCAAACCAGGAATCCCGCCCTGCCGCTTCCAACAGCAGCGGAATAATGATGACATGGTCGAGAATACCGATCGCGGTGATGATAAGCATGGAAGCCTGCAGCATGCCGATCGCGTCGTGCTTGGACATAGTGAGAGCTCCTTCGACGATGGATGTTTGCTTCCCCTTTGCGGACTGCTGAGGCGCCAGGGGATCCCGCTCCGGCTCAAGGCGGGTTTGCGCCGACCGCCGCGGGTGTCACCACGTCCGCATCGGCAGCGCTCCCGGCGCGGGATGGATGAACATCTGCACGAACGGCGCCGTATATGCGAAGAGGATCAGGCCGACGGCTACGCCGATCCAGATTGACCACCGTTCCAGGAAATATGGCGGCTTTTGCTGGTCCGCGTCTACTTCGCCGATGGGGTACTCATTTACCTGTTCCGCCTTGGGGGCGAACAGCCACAGATAGATGGCGATGATCAGGAACAGGATAATCGCCGTGAACAGGATGCCCCCGCCCAGGGCGATGGCTTGCCGGTAGGGGAGCCACGCCTGCGTGATCGGCGCGTCGCCATAGGTGGTGTAACTGATCCGCCGCGGTTCGCCCAACAGCCCGACAGCGTGCATGCCGCCGGACATAAAGGCCATCCCGATCACCCAGACGAACGATTGCAGAATGCCCAGATAATTGACGGCGCGGGTGAGTTTGCGGCCAGTCAAGACCGGAATCAGCATGTAGGAAATGCCGAAGAAGGTAAGCACGACACTGGAACCGAGGGTCAGGTGAAAATGTCCGGTGACCCACAGCGTATTGTGCACAACCTGATTGAGCTGATAGCTGGCGTTGATGATCCCGCCGATTCCGCCCGGCACGAAAAGGAGCATCCCCAGAAAGGGGGCGAGAAAACGCACGTCTTTGTACGGCAGCTTGGTAATCCAGCCAAACAGACCTTTTCCCCCCTGGGAACGTCCGGCCAGTTCAAAGGTGGCCAAGATGGAAAAGGCGGTCATGAACGAGGGGATCACGACAAAAAAGGTAAGGACCGTCTGCACGAATTTCCAGAAAGAGTCCACGCCCGGCTCGTTGAACTGATGGTGCAGCCCGACAGGAATGGAGTACAGGATAAACAGGATAAACGTGAGCCGGGGAAGCGAGTTGCTGAAAATCTTTCCTTTGATCAGCCGCGGCACATTGACGTACCAGTAGATATAGGCGGGCAGGAGCCAGAAATAGACCAAGGCGTGGCCGAAGTACCAGAACAACGTGCGGCTGAGCGACACGTCCACCCGCTCCACCCAGCCCAACGACCAGGGAATGAGCTGGACCACCACTTCCAGTGCCACACCGATGGTGCAAATGTCCCACAAAATCATCGTCGCCACGGCCATATAGGCGAACAGCGGCGAGGATTCGCCGGGGTGCGCCCGCCGCCAGCGGCGGAATGCCGAGAAGATGGTGACGCTGCTGCTCCAGCTGCCGACCACCAGACCGGCCAAGCCGGTGTAAAACAGCGGCGATGCTTGCATTGGCGCATAAAACGTGTAGAGAACGGACGCATCGTTGGTGCCGATCGCGATCAGGGCGAGCAGCGTTCCGCCGAGCATCAGCCAAAAGCCGATCCAGCCCCACATCCGTTCCCGCACGGACAGCTCTCCCCCTGCGGTTTTCGCTACCCCGGAAAAGAGAAATCCGATGATGAAAAAGGTGGTAAAAACAAGGGCCAGGCTTACCCCGTGCAGGGTGAGCAGCTGATAGTACCCCAGCGATGTCGGCAGATCGATGACACCAGTCCGCTGCAGCGTCTGCAGCACGCCGGCCAACGCGCCTACCCCCAGGGCAACAAAGGCAAACCCGATGTGGGCCTTGATCAGCAATTTGTCTTTCGGATGGAATTGAAACGGCTCGGTGCCTACGGTGGCGCCGCCAAACCCTACGTTTTTTACCTCTTCCACGCTTATCCCTCCATTGGCTGCTTACTGAACCAGCAATTTCCCCATCATCACATGATGGCCCACTCCGCAGTACTCATTGCAAAGGAGCAAATACTCCCCCGGTTCCTTGAAGGTGTACGTAAAGTCCGTGACATGACCCGGCACGACCATCATGTTGACATTTGTTTGGGGGATCGCAATTCCGTGCACGACATCCGGGCTGGTGACGCGGAAGTGGACGGTGGCGCCAACCGGAACCGTTGGGGTTTCCGGCAAAAAGCGAAAGGCCTGGGCGACCATCACCACTTCGTATTCGTTGTTGCCCAAAGGATAAACTCCCGGTTGATCAAAGGGAGCCGTTGCCAGCACTTGTTCGGGGGCGGCGGTTTTGTGCATGCCGTTTGCCGGATGGATGTCCAT contains:
- a CDS encoding amino acid ABC transporter ATP-binding protein; this translates as MIIQVKELHKSYGSTEVLKGISCTVQEGEVVCVIGPSGSGKSTFLRCLNLLEQVTSGEVIINGHSLTDPKTDINQVRSEVGMVFQRFNLFPHMKVIDNVTLAPVKVRRVSRAEAYETGMELLRKVGLESKAHVYPDNLSGGQMQRVAIARALAMNPKIILFDEPTSALDPELVGEVLTVMKDLAREGMTMVVVTHEMGFAREVADRVIFMDQGIIMEEGKPEQIFTNPQNARTREFLQKVL
- a CDS encoding nitrilase-related carbon-nitrogen hydrolase, with translation MWKAAAVQIHSRPAQVQDNRERALQLVEAAAKQGAKLVVLPELWHTGYHLPRETFCALAAADAEMLELMRAQAKKWGIVMVVPFAEQAGERLYNSLAVIEADGRMLGIYRKSFLWGKEKEIFVPGEKKYELFHTSLGPIGVLICYDIEFPEPSRLLTLQGAQLIVVPSVWSKQAEPRWDIQLPARALDNTVFVLGVNTVGEGSCGKSKALAPDGRLLAEASKEQEELLLAEIDWSAIEKVRREIPYLRDYDPVLQPGYRH
- a CDS encoding Ger(x)C family spore germination protein: MKTIPWRKAVLAFLFFPLLAGCLETEELEHMFYVHAIGIDYRDGLYTVYAQILDFSTFAKQEGGGGDSETEEGAWVGKGTGDSLQDALHQLYGTSQRRIYWGHLNSIILHESLMKLGVKEVFDLITRFSELRYTLWVFGTREPLQDVLLAAPILESTPVFSQIGDPDDVYEQSSFVLRKRLYRIIYELNEPGRTLLVPMLALTPGHWADRQHKFDSLRVGGVAIIENEKWQGWLSRPQLLGLRWVQTETVRTPLLLGPEKQPEAVLMLERPDVQINPTVRNGKAYFTINLELTGTISEMLQKRSESELIQQAKERIRAEIRNTYREGLKKKTDVLNLLDALYRKNLPAWKKLTRSGEEFILDETSLANINVRVRIIASGRTLGPFSANHSKSRSKKTMLIE
- a CDS encoding spore germination protein → MNKWHYLRRFFPEKQQTQPSEAQSAAAPAEHVHTSLQENEAWANQTFRDCDDVIRETIHIHEGQGAKLLLVYSVGLADASRINQTIIPSLRNFLRESYPQPLDAPSLLNQWSISSLEPIEYLDNLVLPVFQGHLVIFIDGIASAFSLDISNPPNRKPEEASTENTIRGPRDAFIEDLSINVALVRKRLPTSSLCFELYHLGRRSRTKTGLLYIKDIIRPDVVAEVQRRLANIDMDAVFSSNELEELLAEAKWSLFPQFEYTGRPDHVVASLLRGRFAILLDGVPTAIIAPTNLTLVVKSSEDLHSSYAFVAFGRLLRMLGLCISLFLPAFYLSFATHHQDQLPLSMLATIVMSRKGTPLPTPIECLIMLFMFELFREAGMRLPSMIGQTLTVVGGLIIGDAAIRAGLTSATLLVVIGTAAVATFSLVNQTLVGAVSILRVLISIVTAFLGLFGFLLSVFAILVYLANLRSFGIPYLAPISPINMRDFVHSLFRAPASKIQKRPDILDTRDSTRRGNSN
- a CDS encoding GerAB/ArcD/ProY family transporter, coding for MSKHDAIGMLQASMLIITAIGILDHVIIIPLLLEAAGRDSWFAVLLAGILLHVWIPLIFFIMKRSGQQQLFSWLKERIGAPLACCIIALIVTDLFLMVTTTMRDVSYWTNITYLPTIPNVILVLCYTLISFYAAHSGLRSIAIVNGLLLPIVVILGFFVMTSNFPHKDYSLLFPLFEHGYKPIFLGMLYAGSGFSGIFYLVYMQHRLQTKVKLFPLMLTGFILVELTLSPLTGAIAAFGPDEASRMRFPSYEQWRLITFGHFVEHVDFFSIYQWLVGAFIRLSLGIFLIPELLNLKGKQRTRLMVGICVLMVAATQLPLSDLTFLSFLSVYQPASLFVVLLVSVVLAAVAGIQKKRVKA
- a CDS encoding b(o/a)3-type cytochrome-c oxidase subunit 1: MEEVKNVGFGGATVGTEPFQFHPKDKLLIKAHIGFAFVALGVGALAGVLQTLQRTGVIDLPTSLGYYQLLTLHGVSLALVFTTFFIIGFLFSGVAKTAGGELSVRERMWGWIGFWLMLGGTLLALIAIGTNDASVLYTFYAPMQASPLFYTGLAGLVVGSWSSSVTIFSAFRRWRRAHPGESSPLFAYMAVATMILWDICTIGVALEVVVQLIPWSLGWVERVDVSLSRTLFWYFGHALVYFWLLPAYIYWYVNVPRLIKGKIFSNSLPRLTFILFILYSIPVGLHHQFNEPGVDSFWKFVQTVLTFFVVIPSFMTAFSILATFELAGRSQGGKGLFGWITKLPYKDVRFLAPFLGMLLFVPGGIGGIINASYQLNQVVHNTLWVTGHFHLTLGSSVVLTFFGISYMLIPVLTGRKLTRAVNYLGILQSFVWVIGMAFMSGGMHAVGLLGEPRRISYTTYGDAPITQAWLPYRQAIALGGGILFTAIILFLIIAIYLWLFAPKAEQVNEYPIGEVDADQQKPPYFLERWSIWIGVAVGLILFAYTAPFVQMFIHPAPGALPMRTW
- a CDS encoding cytochrome c oxidase subunit II: MDVPRYERLWLWFGIVTLLIFLVVTGVMAFSMDIHPANGMHKTAAPEQVLATAPFDQPGVYPLGNNEYEVVMVAQAFRFLPETPTVPVGATVHFRVTSPDVVHGIAIPQTNVNMMVVPGHVTDFTYTFKEPGEYLLLCNEYCGVGHHVMMGKLLVQ